In Tachysurus vachellii isolate PV-2020 chromosome 3, HZAU_Pvac_v1, whole genome shotgun sequence, one genomic interval encodes:
- the marcksl1b gene encoding MARCKS-related protein 1-B: protein MGSQASKGGVTAEGKAADAASPDGVKTNGQENGHVKTNGDVSAKAEGESGATTNGSAETAKETEAGAGDAIEPAPAAEGDGAKPEGEAAKETPKKKKKKFSLKNSFKFKGLSLKKSKKASTEVKEEAVKEEEKKDEKPAENGATEEKKEKEEEAKPEETTAAAAAAPPAETPKAEEAPPKTEEAAAPKEEAATPSAEPTKPTEETNSTPAASEQKE from the exons ATGGGATCACAAGCGTCTAAGGGAGGAGTGACTGCTGAGGGCAAAGCCGCCGATGCTGCATCACCGGACGGGGTGAAGACTAACGGACAG GAGAACGGGCACGTTAAGACGAACGGTGACGTGTCCGCCAAAGCCGAGGGCGAGTCTGGTGCCACCACCAACGGCTCGGCTGAAACCGCCAAGGAGACTGAAGCCGGAGCCGGAGATGCCATCGAACCGGCGCCTGCTGCCGAGGGCGACGGCGCCAAGCCGGAGGGCGAAGCAGCCAAGGAGACCcctaaaaagaagaagaagaagttctCTCTGAAGAACTCATTCAAGTTTAAGGGGCTGTCACTGAAAAAGAGCAAGAAGGCGAGCACCGAGGTGAAGGAGGAGGCTgtgaaggaggaagagaagaaggacGAGAAGCCGGCTGAAAACGGTGCCAccgaggagaagaaagagaaggaggaagaggctAAGCCAGAGGAGACCAccgccgctgctgctgctgcccccCCAGCTGAGACCCCCAAGGCAGAGGAGGCTCCTCCCAAAACCGAGGAAGCTGCCGCCCCCAAGGAAGAGGCCGCCACCCCCTCAGCCGAACCCACGAAACCGACAGAGGAGACCAACTCAACACCTGCAGCATCCGAACAGAAGGAGTGA
- the hdac1 gene encoding histone deacetylase 1, whose amino-acid sequence MALTSQGTKKKVCYYYDGDVGNYYYGQGHPMKPHRIRMTHNLLLNYGLYRKMEIYRPHKANAEEMTKYHSDDYIKFLRSIRPDNMSEYSKQMQRFNVGEDCPVFDGLFEFCQLSTGGSVAGAVKLNKQQTDIAINWAGGLHHAKKSEASGFCYVNDIVLAILELLKYHQRVLYIDIDIHHGDGVEEAFYTTDRVMTVSFHKYGEYFPGTGDLRDIGAGKGKYYAVNYPLRDGIDDESYEAIFKPIMAKVMEMYQPSAVVLQCGADSLSGDRLGCFNLTIKGHAKCVEYMKSFNLPLLMLGGGGYTIRNVARCWTYETAVALDSTIPNELPYNDYFEYFGPDFKLHISPSNMTNQNTNDYLEKIKQRLFENLRMLPHAPGVQMQAIPEDAVQEDSGDEEDDPDKRIPIRAHDKRIACDEEFSDSEDEGQGGRRNAASYKKTKRVKTEEEKDGEEKKDVKEEEKTPEEKMDTKGPKEELKTT is encoded by the exons ATGGCGCTGACTTCCCAAGGAACAAAGAAGAAAGTTTGCTATTATTATGACG GTGATGTTGGGAATTATTACTACGGCCAGGGTCACCCCATGAAACCTCACCGCATCCGCATGACCCACAACCTCCTTCTTAACTATGGCCTGTATAGGAAGATGGAGATCTAT AGGCCTCACAAAGCCAATGCCGAAGAGATGACGAAATACCACAGTGACGACTACATCAAGTTCCTCCGCTCCATCCGCCCAGATAACATGTCAGAGTACAGCAAGCAAATGCAGAGAT TTAATGTTGGTGAAGATTGTCCTGTGTTTGATGGCCTGTTTGAGTTCTGTCAGCTTTCAACAGGCGGCTCTGTCG CGGGCGCTGTGAAACTAAACAAGCAGCAGACAGACATCGCCATTAACTGGGCGGGCGGCCTTCATCATGCCAAGAAATCGGAGGCGTCTGGTTTCTGCTACGTTAACGACATTGTGCTGGCCATCCTGGAACTGCTCAA gtaCCATCAAAGAGTTCTGTATATTGACATTGACATCCACCACGGTGATGGAGTAGAGGAGGCTTTCTACACTACAGACCGTGTCATGACCGTGTCGTTCCATAAGTATGGAGAGTACTTTCCTGGCACAGGTGACCTCCGA GACATTGGTGCTGGAAAGGGGAAGTACTACGCGGTGAACTACCCACTCAGGGACGGGATCGATGACGAGTCTTATGAAGCCATATTCAAACCC ATCATGGCTAAAGTGATGGAGATGTACCAGCCAAGTGCTGTAGTGCTTCAGTGTGGTGCTGACTCTCTGTCTGGAGACAGGCTGGGCTGCTTCAACCTCACTATTAAAG GTCATGCTAAGTGTGTGGAGTACATGAAGAGCTTTAACCTGCCCTTGCTCATGCTGGGTGGTGGAGGCTACACCATCAGAAACGTGGCTCGCTGCTGGACCTACGAGACCGCCGTCGCCCTGGACAGCACTATTCCTAATG AGCTTCCATACAACGACTACTTTGAATATTTTGGACCCGACTTTAAGCTCCACATCAGTCCCTCGAacatgaccaatcagaacacaaaTGACTACCTAGAAAAGATCAA GCAGCGTCTGTTCGAGAACCTGCGCATGCTTCCTCACGCTCCCGGTGTGCAGATGCAGGCGATCCCAGAGGACGCTGTGCAGGAGGACAGCGGGGACGAGGAGGACGACCCAGACAAACGCATTCCCA TCCGTGCCCACGACAAGAGGATAGCCTGCGACGAAGAGTTCTCCGATTCCGAGGATGAAGGACAAGGTGGCCGCAGAAACGCAGCCAGCTACAAGAAGACCAAGAGAGTGAAGACCGAGGAGGAGAAAGAtggggaagagaagaaag atgtgaaggaggaggagaaaaccCCGGAAGAGAAAATGGACACAAAagg